From Coccinella septempunctata chromosome 4, icCocSept1.1, whole genome shotgun sequence, a single genomic window includes:
- the LOC123310902 gene encoding secernin-3, which produces METLISCDTFVVLPPHTKNGVVFGKNSDRPNGEVQEVVYYPASESSDSVKCTYIEVESGGPTKAVILSKPNWMWGAEMGANECGVAIGNEAIWTTDNEGDHDPSVKRLLGMDLVRLGLERSSDAEEALKVITSLLEKYGQGGPCSVSDEGFCYHNSFLIADPKNAWVLETSGKHWVAHQVKSGFYNISNVISITTNIDRKSEGIEEYAKSKGLWDGQGEFNFCEAFSGDKKPGDARYLAGKKLLEKLTNSNNFKEVDMFKVLRDTNSEICRPCTAPFPTQGSQVSVLGDNKPSVHWFTATPDASNSVFKPFVFTPNAKISKHTVCPENDKMAPHTLYSLHSEAFKKGSDVKALLRNMELNCVNELESVLENVKEDLSELDELLKDCVETEVKFYR; this is translated from the exons ATGGAAACACTAATTTCTTGTGATACGTTTGTTGTCTTACCTCCTCATACAAAAAATGGAGtggtttttggaaaaaattcagATAGGCCAAATGGGGAGGTGCAGGAAGTTGTGTATTACCCTGCTTCTGAATCTTCAGATTCAGTTAAA TGTACCTATATTGAAGTTGAATCAGGTGGGCCTACAAAAGCTGTTATTTTGAGTAAACCAAATTGGATGTGGGGTGCAGAAATGGGGGCAAATGAATGTGGAGTAGCCATTGGAAATGAAGCTATTTGGACAACTGACAATGAAGGAGATCATGATCCTTCTGTGAAAAGGCTCTTGGGAATGGATTTAGTTAG GTTGGGACTAGAAAGAAGTTCAGATGCTGAGGAGGCCTTAAAAGTTATAACAAGCCTTTTAGAGAAATATGGACAAGGAGGGCCTTGTTCTGTAAGTGATGAAGGTTTTTGTTACCACAATTCGTTCTTGATAGCTGATCCTAAAAATGCCTGGGTACTAGAAACATCAGGAAAACATTGGGTGGCACATCAAGTGAAAA GTGGATTTTATAACATTTCTAATGTGATATCTATAACAACTAATATAGATAGAAAATCTGAAGGTATTGAAGAGTATGCTAAATCGAAAGGATTGTGGGATGGTCAG ggCGAGTTTAACTTTTGTGAAGCTTTTAGTGGTGATAAAAAACCAGGTGATGCAAGATATCTTGCAGGCAAAAAGCTTTTAGAGAAATTGACAAACTCAAATAATTTCAAAGAGGTAGATATGTTCAAAGTTTTACGTGACACTAATTCAGAAATTTGTCGACCTTGCACAGCCCCATTTCCAACTCAAGGAAGCCAG GTTTCTGTGCTCGGTGATAATAAGCCTAGCGTTCATTGGTTTACTGCAACACCTGATGCCTCTAACTCCGTATTTAAGCCTTTTGTTTTCACCCCtaatgctaaaatatcaaaacatACTGTTTGTCCTGAGAATGAT AAAATGGCACCACACACTCTCTATTCTTTACATTCAGAAGCTTTCAAAAAAGGCTCTGATGTGAAGGCACTGTTGAGGAATATGGAACTCAATTGTGTGAATGAACTAGAATCAGTATTAGAAAATGTCAAAGAAGACCTATCTGAATTGGATGAACTTCTGAAAGATTGTGTAGAAACAGAAGTTAAATTTTACCGTTAA
- the LOC123310901 gene encoding probable citrate synthase 2, mitochondrial, protein MATLFHRSGIKFLECGKLSQASSILRQLSDASTDLKAILAAKIPKEQERVKNFRKNHGNTKVGEVTVDMMYGGMRGIKGLVCETSVLDPDEGIRFRGFSIPECQKLLPKAPGGEEPLPEGLFWLLITGDVPTEAQVKAISKEWAERAELPSHVVTLLNNLPSNVHPMSQLSAAMTVLNSESKFAKAYASGVHKSKYWEYTYEDAMDLIAKLPVVAATIYRNTFREGSGIGAIDTSKDWSHNFTTMLGYDNPEFIELMRLYLTIHSDHEGGNVSAHTVHLVGSALSDPYLSFAAGMNGLAGPLHGLANQEVLVWLQKLRQQVGDKATEDQLKDFIWKTLKSGQVVPGYGHAVLRKTDPRYTCQREFALKHLPNDPLFQLVSNVYKVVPPILLELGKVKNPWPNVDAHSGVLLQYYGLKEMNYYTVLFGVSRALGVLSSLVWDRALGLPIERPKSMSTDGLMKALKA, encoded by the exons ATGGCCACTTTATTTCACAGATCTGGCATCAAATTTCTTGAATGTGGG AAACTTTCCCAAGCATCAAGTATCTTGCGCCAACTTAGCGATGCCTCCACCGATCTCAAAGCTATCCTCGCCGCAAAAATACCCAAAGAACAAGAAAGGgtgaaaaatttccgaaaaaaccATGGAAACACCAAAGTAGGTGAAGTAACAGTCGACATGATGTACGGAGGTATGCGTGGAATCAAGGGGTTGGTATGCGAGACCTCAGTTTTGGATCCTGATGAAGGTATCAGGTTCAGAGGTTTCAGTATCCCTGAATGCCAGAAGCTCCTCCCTAAAGCTCCTGGTGGTGAGGAACCCCTTCCCGAAGGGTTGTTCTGGCTTTTGATAACTGGAGATGTACCTACTGAGGCACAG GTGAAAGCAATATCCAAGGAGTGGGCTGAACGCGCAGAACTTCCATCCCATGTGGTCACCCTCTTGAATAACCTACCATCAAATGTTCACCCAATGTCTCAACTCTCAGCAGCTATGACCGTACTGAACAGCGAGAGTAAATTCGCTAAGGCATACGCCAGTGGCGTCCACAAGTCAAAATACTGGGAATACACCTATGAAGATGCTATGGATCTCATTGCAAAGCTACCAGTTGTGGCAGCCACCATTTACAGGAACACCTTCAGAGAGGGCTCTGGCATTGGAGCTATCGACACATCCAAGGATTGGAGTCATAACTTCACCACCATGTTGGGATACGATAACCCTGAATTCATTGAACTAATGAGACTATACCTGACAATTCACAG TGATCATGAAGGTGGAAATGTATCAGCTCACACAGTGCATTTGGTTGGGTCTGCACTAAGCGATCCTTACCTTTCTTTCGCTGCTGGTATGAATGGGTTGGCCGGGCCACTTCACGGTCTCGCAAACCAAGAG GTGTTGGTTTGGTTGCAAAAGCTGCGACAACAGGTTGGAGATAAAGCCACTGAAGATCAACTCAAAGATTTCATTTGGAAAACTCTCAAGTCTGGACAGGTTGTACCTGGTTATGGACATGCCGTACTAAGGAAGACTGATCCTAGGTACACCTGTCAGAGAGAATTTGCTCTTAAACATCTTCCCAATGATCCCTTATTCCAG ttggtATCGAACGTCTACAAAGTTGTGCCCCCAATACTTTTGGAATTGGGCAAAGTTAAGAACCCCTGGCCTAATGTAGATGCCCATTCCGGTGTACTTTTGCAG tattATGGTCTTAAAGAAATGAACTACTACACCGTACTCTTTGGAGTATCCAGAGCTCTTGGTGTATTGTCCTCCCTTGTTTGGGACCGTGCCCTTGGTTTACCCATTGAAAGACCAAAATCCATGTCCACTGATGGTCTGATGAAAGCTCTTAAAGCATAA
- the LOC123311548 gene encoding glycine-rich cell wall structural protein 1.0-like isoform X2: protein MSEEVSADQVQSNAGGPSGPKQGGPPGGRGGGFRGRGGFGGGRGGPRGAPGRGGFMRGRGGPGGPRGGGMMRGAGGRGGGGFRGRGGPGGGRFPPGGPGAISEGGPGGDNNGQGGYGGMRGGPRGGSGFRGGRGGPSGGSRGGPGGGRGGPGGPRGGPGGFRGGRGGPGLGSRGGLGGGPRGGGRGGMGMNDKRGPPGGGMGGGPGIKRPRYDNGQTQNGSGGGYQQGYQAPQSGSGYGSQQSGGYQQQSYQQPQYGNSQQSGGYGSTGGGYGAQNSYDQSGYATASYQQGGASGYGQDNSGYASGGYGTAPVADYGQSGGYNTGGYNSQQGYDDRSQGYASTGYG from the exons ATGTCTGAAGAAGTATCAGCTGATCAAGTACAATCAAATGCTGGCGGTCCATCAGGTCCAAAGCAGGGTGGTCCACCTGGTGGCAGAGGTGGCGGCTTCAGAGGCCGTGGGGGTTTTGGTGGAGGAAGAGGTGGACCTAGAGGAGCACCAGGTCGTGGAGGTTTCATGAGGGGACG TGGAGGCCCTGGCGGACCTCGTGGAGGAGGTATGATGAGAGGAGCAGGCGGTAGAGGTGGTGGTGGCTTCAGAGGTCGTGGTGGTCCCGGAGGCGGTCGGTTTCCCCCAGGAG GTCCTGGAGCTATATCAGAAGGTGGACCAGGTGGAGATAACAATGGCCAAGGGGGATATGGAGGTATGAGAGGAGGTCCACGAGGTGGAAGTGGTTTCCGTGGTGGTCGTGGTGGCCCTAGTGGTGGAAGTAGGGGAGGTCCCGGTGGTGGACGTGGAGGACCTGGAGGGCCACGAGGTGGACCAGGAGGGTTCCGTGGAGGTAGAGGTGGACCAGGTCTTGGTAGCCGTGGAGGACTTGGTGGTGGACCAAGAGGGGGTGGTAGAGGAGGAATGGGAATGAATGATAAGAGAGGACCACCTGGAGGTGGCATGGGCGGAGGTCCCGGTATCAAAAGGCCCAGATATGACAATGGTCAAACACAGAATGGATCTGGTGGTGGATACCA GCAAGGATACCAAGCACCACAAAGTGGCAGTGGGTATGGATCCCAACAGAGTGGAGGGTACCAACAACAGTCATACCAACAACCACAATACGGAAATAGCCAGCAAAGTGGTGGTTATGGTAGTACAGGTGGTGGATACGGGGCACAAAATTCATACGATCAATCAGGTTATGCCACTGCTTCTTACCAGCAAGGTGGCGCCAGTGGTTATGGTCAAGATAACTCAGGATATGCTTCTGGAGGCTATGGAACAGCGCCGGTCGCCGATTACGGACAGTCCGGAGGGTACAACACCGGTGGTTACAACAGTCAGCAAGGTTACGATGACAGAAGTCAAGGTTATGCTTCCACAGGCTATG GTTGA
- the LOC123311568 gene encoding sodium/potassium/calcium exchanger 3 isoform X2 translates to MYFSVKGLNCTPPAIDDFPRDFFTEKQRRDGGVAVHVLLSLYLFVALAVVCDKYFVPAVEKICHALNMSADVAGATFMAAATSAPELFVNVIGTFITEGDIGVGTIVGSAVFNILAVAACCGIGAGMCGVKVVPLDWWPLTRDCLAYGITVSLLICIIHDERVEWYEALTLVLLYIVYILIMYFDKSIQKFARGRFSQSRKHSNRSYDPKSAELAEAQLPLKQHKEGHTLSNDEQNVDIQVVKIKGEEDVSPRHQNGSIKLGLNDQMEVDKDNNKVSLTMTEEEPHSLWKWPSGRGKFTQMTWILTWPIHLVFLFTIPDCEKPRFKTWFPLTFMMCIIWIGSLSYLVAWMITIIGDTLRIPDSVMGITFLAAGTSVPEAVSSVIVSKQGHGSMGISNSIGSNTFDILLCLGLPWFIKATFLPTIADKHWVGINSAGIEYSAISLLSTLLLLYLTFYLNKFQLDKRVGRICLLMYAIFLILASLIELNVFFRVNLPTCGR, encoded by the exons ATGTATTTTTCGGTTAAAG gacTTAATTGTACCCCACCGGCAATAGACGACTTTCCTAGAGATTTCTTCACAGAAAAACAGAGGAGGGATGGAGGGGTGGCGGTCCATGTTTTATTATCACTTTATTTGTTCGTTGCTTTAGCTGTAGTCTGTGATAAATATTTTGTACCAGCAGTAGAGAAAATATGTCATG CTTTGAATATGTCAGCAGATGTAGCAGGTGCTACTTTTATGGCTGCTGCAACTTCTGCACCTGAACTTTTCGTGAATGTCATCGGAACCTTCATCACAGAAGGAGATATAGGTGTAGGGACAATTGTTGGTTCAGCAGTTTTCAATATACTAGCTGTAGCTGCATGTTGTGGCATAGGTGCAGGCATG tgtgGGGTGAAAGTCGTACCCTTAGATTGGTGGCCATTGACCAGAGACTGTTTGGCCTATGGAATAACTGTTTCTCTGCTCATCTGTATAATACACGACGAAAGAGTTGAATGGTATGAAGCGTTGACACTCGTTTTGCTGTACATAGTCTACATTCTCATAATGTATTTCGACAAATCGATACAGAAATTCGCTAGAG GACGTTTTTCACAATCACGAAAGCACTCAAACCGTTCTTATGATCCTAAATCCGCTG AGTTAGCTGAAGCTCAACTTCCTCTGAAGCAGCATAAAGAAGGACATACACTATCAAATGACGAACAAAATGTGGATATTCAAGTAGTGAAAATAAAGGGCGAAGAAGATGTATCTCCCCGACATCAGAATGGCTCAATAAAACTGGGCCTGAATGATCAGATGGAGGTGGACAAAGATAATAATAAAGTATCGTTAACTATGACTGAGGAAGAGCCCCATTCTTTGTGGAAATGGCCAAGCGGACGAGGAAAATTCACACAG ATGACATGGATTCTTACATGGCCGATTCATCTAGTTTTCCTCTTCACCATTCCAGATTGTGAAAAACCAAGATTCAAAACGTGGTTTCCTCTTACCTTCATGATGTGTATCATATGGATTGGATCATTATCATATTTAGTGGCTTGGATGATCACTATCATAG GAGATACTTTGAGAATACCAGACTCTGTAATGGGTATCACATTCTTAGCAGCAGGAACAAGTGTACCAGAGGCTGTATCAAGTGTAATTGTGTCCAAACAAG GTCATGGTTCCATGGGAATAAGTAACTCTATTGGATCTAATACCTTCGATATTCTGCTCTGCTTGGGATTACCTTGGTTCATCAAGGCAACATTTTTGCCAACTATTGCTGATAAACATTGG GTGGGAATCAATTCTGCCGGGATAGAATACAGCGCCATATCTCTTCTATCCACGCTGCTCCTTCTGTATTTAACGTTTTATCTCAACAAATTTCAACTGGACAAAAGAGTAGGAAGAATTTGTCTCCTGATGTACGCCATTTTTCTGATATTGGCCAGTCTGATAGAACTAAATGTGTTCTTCAGAGTGAATCTTCCCACTTGCGGTAGATGA
- the LOC123311568 gene encoding sodium/potassium/calcium exchanger 3 isoform X1, with product MDFETLAAGLNCTPPAIDDFPRDFFTEKQRRDGGVAVHVLLSLYLFVALAVVCDKYFVPAVEKICHALNMSADVAGATFMAAATSAPELFVNVIGTFITEGDIGVGTIVGSAVFNILAVAACCGIGAGMCGVKVVPLDWWPLTRDCLAYGITVSLLICIIHDERVEWYEALTLVLLYIVYILIMYFDKSIQKFARGRFSQSRKHSNRSYDPKSAELAEAQLPLKQHKEGHTLSNDEQNVDIQVVKIKGEEDVSPRHQNGSIKLGLNDQMEVDKDNNKVSLTMTEEEPHSLWKWPSGRGKFTQMTWILTWPIHLVFLFTIPDCEKPRFKTWFPLTFMMCIIWIGSLSYLVAWMITIIGDTLRIPDSVMGITFLAAGTSVPEAVSSVIVSKQGHGSMGISNSIGSNTFDILLCLGLPWFIKATFLPTIADKHWVGINSAGIEYSAISLLSTLLLLYLTFYLNKFQLDKRVGRICLLMYAIFLILASLIELNVFFRVNLPTCGR from the exons ATGGATTTCGAAACGTTGGCAGCAG gacTTAATTGTACCCCACCGGCAATAGACGACTTTCCTAGAGATTTCTTCACAGAAAAACAGAGGAGGGATGGAGGGGTGGCGGTCCATGTTTTATTATCACTTTATTTGTTCGTTGCTTTAGCTGTAGTCTGTGATAAATATTTTGTACCAGCAGTAGAGAAAATATGTCATG CTTTGAATATGTCAGCAGATGTAGCAGGTGCTACTTTTATGGCTGCTGCAACTTCTGCACCTGAACTTTTCGTGAATGTCATCGGAACCTTCATCACAGAAGGAGATATAGGTGTAGGGACAATTGTTGGTTCAGCAGTTTTCAATATACTAGCTGTAGCTGCATGTTGTGGCATAGGTGCAGGCATG tgtgGGGTGAAAGTCGTACCCTTAGATTGGTGGCCATTGACCAGAGACTGTTTGGCCTATGGAATAACTGTTTCTCTGCTCATCTGTATAATACACGACGAAAGAGTTGAATGGTATGAAGCGTTGACACTCGTTTTGCTGTACATAGTCTACATTCTCATAATGTATTTCGACAAATCGATACAGAAATTCGCTAGAG GACGTTTTTCACAATCACGAAAGCACTCAAACCGTTCTTATGATCCTAAATCCGCTG AGTTAGCTGAAGCTCAACTTCCTCTGAAGCAGCATAAAGAAGGACATACACTATCAAATGACGAACAAAATGTGGATATTCAAGTAGTGAAAATAAAGGGCGAAGAAGATGTATCTCCCCGACATCAGAATGGCTCAATAAAACTGGGCCTGAATGATCAGATGGAGGTGGACAAAGATAATAATAAAGTATCGTTAACTATGACTGAGGAAGAGCCCCATTCTTTGTGGAAATGGCCAAGCGGACGAGGAAAATTCACACAG ATGACATGGATTCTTACATGGCCGATTCATCTAGTTTTCCTCTTCACCATTCCAGATTGTGAAAAACCAAGATTCAAAACGTGGTTTCCTCTTACCTTCATGATGTGTATCATATGGATTGGATCATTATCATATTTAGTGGCTTGGATGATCACTATCATAG GAGATACTTTGAGAATACCAGACTCTGTAATGGGTATCACATTCTTAGCAGCAGGAACAAGTGTACCAGAGGCTGTATCAAGTGTAATTGTGTCCAAACAAG GTCATGGTTCCATGGGAATAAGTAACTCTATTGGATCTAATACCTTCGATATTCTGCTCTGCTTGGGATTACCTTGGTTCATCAAGGCAACATTTTTGCCAACTATTGCTGATAAACATTGG GTGGGAATCAATTCTGCCGGGATAGAATACAGCGCCATATCTCTTCTATCCACGCTGCTCCTTCTGTATTTAACGTTTTATCTCAACAAATTTCAACTGGACAAAAGAGTAGGAAGAATTTGTCTCCTGATGTACGCCATTTTTCTGATATTGGCCAGTCTGATAGAACTAAATGTGTTCTTCAGAGTGAATCTTCCCACTTGCGGTAGATGA
- the LOC123311548 gene encoding glycine-rich cell wall structural protein 1.0-like isoform X1, whose amino-acid sequence MSEEVSADQVQSNAGGPSGPKQGGPPGGRGGGFRGRGGFGGGRGGPRGAPGRGGFMRGRGGPGGPRGGGMMRGAGGRGGGGFRGRGGPGGGRFPPGGPGAISEGGPGGDNNGQGGYGGMRGGPRGGSGFRGGRGGPSGGSRGGPGGGRGGPGGPRGGPGGFRGGRGGPGLGSRGGLGGGPRGGGRGGMGMNDKRGPPGGGMGGGPGIKRPRYDNGQTQNGSGGGYQQGYQAPQSGSGYGSQQSGGYQQQSYQQPQYGNSQQSGGYGSTGGGYGAQNSYDQSGYATASYQQGGASGYGQDNSGYASGGYGTAPVADYGQSGGYNTGGYNSQQGYDDRSQGYASTGYGSANQGRRF is encoded by the exons ATGTCTGAAGAAGTATCAGCTGATCAAGTACAATCAAATGCTGGCGGTCCATCAGGTCCAAAGCAGGGTGGTCCACCTGGTGGCAGAGGTGGCGGCTTCAGAGGCCGTGGGGGTTTTGGTGGAGGAAGAGGTGGACCTAGAGGAGCACCAGGTCGTGGAGGTTTCATGAGGGGACG TGGAGGCCCTGGCGGACCTCGTGGAGGAGGTATGATGAGAGGAGCAGGCGGTAGAGGTGGTGGTGGCTTCAGAGGTCGTGGTGGTCCCGGAGGCGGTCGGTTTCCCCCAGGAG GTCCTGGAGCTATATCAGAAGGTGGACCAGGTGGAGATAACAATGGCCAAGGGGGATATGGAGGTATGAGAGGAGGTCCACGAGGTGGAAGTGGTTTCCGTGGTGGTCGTGGTGGCCCTAGTGGTGGAAGTAGGGGAGGTCCCGGTGGTGGACGTGGAGGACCTGGAGGGCCACGAGGTGGACCAGGAGGGTTCCGTGGAGGTAGAGGTGGACCAGGTCTTGGTAGCCGTGGAGGACTTGGTGGTGGACCAAGAGGGGGTGGTAGAGGAGGAATGGGAATGAATGATAAGAGAGGACCACCTGGAGGTGGCATGGGCGGAGGTCCCGGTATCAAAAGGCCCAGATATGACAATGGTCAAACACAGAATGGATCTGGTGGTGGATACCA GCAAGGATACCAAGCACCACAAAGTGGCAGTGGGTATGGATCCCAACAGAGTGGAGGGTACCAACAACAGTCATACCAACAACCACAATACGGAAATAGCCAGCAAAGTGGTGGTTATGGTAGTACAGGTGGTGGATACGGGGCACAAAATTCATACGATCAATCAGGTTATGCCACTGCTTCTTACCAGCAAGGTGGCGCCAGTGGTTATGGTCAAGATAACTCAGGATATGCTTCTGGAGGCTATGGAACAGCGCCGGTCGCCGATTACGGACAGTCCGGAGGGTACAACACCGGTGGTTACAACAGTCAGCAAGGTTACGATGACAGAAGTCAAGGTTATGCTTCCACAGGCTATG GTTCAGCAAACCAGGGTAGACGGTTCTAA